The following are encoded together in the Ranitomeya imitator isolate aRanImi1 chromosome 4, aRanImi1.pri, whole genome shotgun sequence genome:
- the LOC138675223 gene encoding E3 ubiquitin/ISG15 ligase TRIM25-like has translation MASADLRDELDCSICLSTYTDPVMLRCGYNFCRVCIDQALDTQDKSRVYSCPECREIFYQRPALMRNLALRKIMENFLFTPPKQLKNRIFCTHCVDSPVRAVKSCLHCEVSLCNKHLRAHSKSPEHVMSDPSTSLEKRKCSVHKKILEYYCFEDAACICVYCSAGEHRGHEVEILGEALEKKKKKLKNLMQKLTTKREETEERVQSLEERKRKAQEKAAGEAERVTALCTDIRRRLDELEKRFLSEISRQEKEESLPLSALIHQLEIKKDELSRKMRHIEELCNMTDPLTVLQEPDTGDLCDPEEEGGDEDTGGHDKQLHDGDDLDVAVISHTLYTLCDVVTGIRSGIYVEGPADILLDVNTAANYILISDDLKTAIWSEKKQNRPETEGRFQDYQVMSRRGFTSGRHHWDVESKRSGRWMVGMCYPSIDRKGDESYIGDNNKSWCLRRCNNQYSVIYDRTEIRLPDNISSDRVRISLDYEAGQLSFYELCDPIRHLHTFTATFSEPIHAAVCVGDPLSGFLQVGSWLKICS, from the coding sequence ATGGCGTCTGCTGATTTGAGAGACGAGCTGGACTGCTCCATCTGTCTGAGCACTTATACAGATCCTGTAATGCTGAGATGTGGATACAATTTCTGCCGGGTTTGTATTGATCAGGCGCTGGATACACAGGACAAGTCTAGAGTTTATTCCTGTCCTGAATGTAGAGAAATCTTTTATCAGCGGCCGGCACTGATGAGGAACTTAGCTCTGCGTAAAATAATGGAGAATTTCCTGTTTACTCCACCAAAACAGCTAAAAAACAGGATTTTCTGCACTCACTGTGTGGACTCTCCTGTTCGTGCTGTTAAATCCTGTCTACACTGTGAAGTTTCTCTGTGTAATAAACACCTGAGAGCTCACAGTAAATCACCAGAACACGTCATGTCTGATCCCAGTACTTCTCTAGAGAAaaggaaatgttctgtccataagAAGATCCTGGAGTATTACTGTTTCGAGGACGCTGCTTGTATCTGTGTGTATTGTTCGGCAGGAGAACATCGGGGACACGAGGTGGAGATACTTGGTGAAGCcttagagaagaagaagaagaaactgaAAAATCTTATGCAAAAACTGACCACAAAGAGAGAAGAGACTGAGGAAAgagtccagagtctggaggaacgcAAGAGAAAAGCTCAAGAAAAAGCAGCTGGAGAAGCTGAGAGAGTCACTGCCCTGTGTACAGACATCAGGAGACGACTGGATGAACTAGAGAAGAGGTTTCTGAGTGAGATCTCCAGGCAGGAGAAGGAAGAGTCACTGCCACTGTCTGCTCTGATCCATCAGCTGGAAATAAAGAAGGACGAGCTGTCCAGGAAGATGAGACACATTGAGGAGTTGTGTAACATGACGGATCCACTGACTGTCTTACAGGAACCAGACACCGGTGACTTGTGTGATCCTGAggaggagggaggtgatgaggacacagggggaCATGATAAACAGCTCCATGATGGAGATGACCTGGATGTGGCTGTGAtctcacacacattatacacattaTGTGACGTAGTAACAGGTATAAGGAGCGGGATCTATGTGGAGGGTCCTGCAGACATATTACTGGATGTAAACACAGCTGCTAATTATATCCTTATATCAGATGACCTGAAAACTGCAATATGGTCAGAAAAAAAGCAGAATCGTCCAGAAACAGAAGGGAGATTCCAGGATTATCAGGTGATGAGTAGGAGGGGATTTACCTCAGGGCGACATCACTGGGATGTTGAGAGCAAACGATCGGGGAGGTGGATGGTGGGGATGTGTTATCCCAGTATAGATAGGAAGGGAGATGAATCATACATTGGCGATAATAACAAGTCCTGGTGTTTGAGGAGATGTAACAATCAGTATTCAGTGATATATGACAGGACGGAGATCCGGTTACCTGACAATATCTCCAGTGATAGAGTCAGGATAAGtctggattatgaggccgggcagttgtccttttatgagctgtgtgaccccatcagacacttacacaccttcactgcTACCTTCTCCGAGCCCATTCATGCTGCAGTATGTGTAGGTGATCCATTATCTGGGTTTCTTCAAGTAGGTAGCTGGTTAAAAATCTGCAGCTAA